Genomic window (Saccharothrix australiensis):
ACCGCGCGGTCGAGCTGCTGGTCGGCTGCCTCCTGGCGGGGCGCATCCCGGTCTCGGTGGACGAGCGCCGCGAGATCGGCCGGCTGCTGGGCGAGGTGCGGTCCGACGGGTCGCTGGCGGACCGGCTGTTCGCCGTCGAGTCGGTCCCGGTGCCGCGCCACCGGTTCACCGCCGAGTCCGACCCGGCCGAGGGGCTGGCCGAGGTGCTGGGCAAGACGGCCTCCGTGCTGCCCGACGTGCGCTCGGTGCGGGTGACGTGGCGCTCCAGCCCCGCCGGCGCGACGCCGGGCCCGCTGCCGCAGCGGGTCGTCCTGGTGGAGATCGGGCCGGCCGGCTTCGCGCCCGCCACGGCCTACCGGCTGGACACGGTGCTGCGGAAGGCGGGCATCCGGGCGGCGGTGGAGGTGCTGACCGCCGGTGCGCCGCTGGGCGACTACCACGCGGCGGCGGTGACGACGGCCCGCGAGGTGTTCTTCCAGACCGCCGCGCCGCCGAGCGCGTCGCAGGACCCGGTGACCTGGTTCGCCGGGGCGGAGGTCCGGGACGAGGCACCGGTGGTCGAGCCGGCACCGGTGCCCGTGGAACCCGAAACCGGCTCCAAGCCCCGTCGGGCGCGGGTTGACCCGTTCGAGGGGGCGCAGTTCGAGGGGGCGCAGTTCGAGGGGGCGCAGCCCTTCCCGCCCAAGCCGGTGAAGCGGCTGCCGGTGCGGGACCTGCCGGCGGAGCCGGTCGTGGTGGCGGAGCCGGACGAGCCGCGACCCGGCGACCACCGCGCGCCCGCCGAGCACGCGGTCGACCAGGCGGCGGTCGAGCAGGTCGGCCGGACCGACCACGCGCCGGTCGACCACGCGCCGGTCGAGCACTCGGTGGTCGAGCACGCGCCGGTCGAGCACTCGGTGGTCCAGCACGTGTCGGTCGTCGACCTCGGGACCGCCGAGGAGCCGCCCGCCGACGCCGAGCCCGGTCGCGAGCCGCACCGGGCCGACCACGAGGCGGAGCACGGCGACCAGCACCGGGCGCAGGAGGAGCAGGGCCAGGCGCACCGGTCGCCGGCCGAGGAGCCGCCGCTGCTGCGGTCCGAGGTGACGACGGAGCTGGGACCGGACGACCTGGCGGCCCTCCAGGCCGCGCTGGCCGACGGTCAGGCGCCGGCGTCGGCCGTGCCCCTGCCGCCGACCGTGGACGCGAAGCTCAGCGACCGGGAGCGGGCGCTCCTCCAGCAGTTGCACGAGGAACTGGCCCAGCGCGAGCAGCAGCCCTGGTCGTCGAGCCCGGAGTTCGTGAACGGCGTGCGCAAGCCGAACAACGGGAACTACTCCGGCTGAACCGCCGCGCCGGCCGCCCCGCTCTCCCGAGGGGGTGGCCGGCGCGTTCCCGTCACCGCGCGGCTTCGGCCTTGCGCCTGGCCTGGTCGATGACCCGTTGCAGGTGCAGGCCGCGGTGGACGTCGCACCGGTGCGCCCTCGCGCCGCTGTCCACGAGGGCCACGAAGTCGTCCAGCAGGTTGGTGTAGCACTGCTGCGCGTCGGTGCCGCGGTCGGCGAGGACGCGGTAGCCGTGCTCGCCGTAGACGCTGACCTCCGACACGCCGGGGTTCAGCGGCAAGGCCATGCTCAGCGACACGCTGCTCGTCGCGCCGCCCTCGTGGCCGAAGACCAGGTGCCACAGGCCGGTGTCCGAGCGGTGCGCGGCGATCACGTCGGTGATCCGGCCGAGCGCCGCGTCGAGCAGGTCGATCGCGTGCGGGCCGATGTCGTCCAGCGGACCGCGCTCGTGCCGCCAGGGCGACCGGGAGTACGGGCCCTCCAGCAGCGCGCCGTTCAGCCAGCGGACGTTGCCGCCCGTCCAGCCGCCGGTCTCGCGCAGGTGCGCCAGGTGCTCCTCCGTCTCGGGGGCGAACCGCCTGGTGAGCATGACCAGCGAGGCGACCCCGGCCTCGTCGACGGTCCGGGCCAGCCGTTCCGCTTCGTCCACCGTGGACGCGACGGGCTTCTCCAGGATGACGTGCTTGCCCCGGCGCGCGGCCTCGATCGCGATGTCCGCCTGGATCGCCGGCGGCACCGCGAACGCGACGGCGTCCACCGAGGACAGCAGTTCCTCCGGGGTCTCGGCGACCGCCGCGCCGTGGGGCAGGGCCAGTTCGGCGGCGGCTTCCGGGCGGCGGGCCCACACCGCCGCCAGCCGGGTGCCGGGGTGGTCGGCCAGACCCGGCGCGTGCACCGAGCGCGCCCACGGTCCGGCTCCGACGAGTCCTACGCGCAGCTGTTCGTCCACGGCGACCATGCTGTCACCGGCCGCCCCCGTAGGCCGAGGCCGGGACGAAGATCCGCCCGCCGTTGTCGAACCGGAGCTCGACGCCGTCCGGCCGGCGGTCGACCTCCGGCGAGTGGCCCCAGCCGTTCGGGATCTCCACGACGTGCCCGCGGTCCTCCGCCCGGCCCAGCCAGACCTCGTGGTCGGGCAGGCCCAGCAGGGTGTCCGACCGCTTCACCCAGACGCCGGGCTCGCCGGGGTCGGAGCTGATCGTCGAGGTCGTCGGCAGGAGGAGGACCACCAGCAGGACGGCGGTCAGGCCGGTGCCGACGATCGCGCCGAGGACGAACAGCAGCACTTTCGCCAGTCGGCCCCTTGTCGTGGTGTCCACGGGGATCATCATCGTCGTAGGCTCGGTGGCGTGCGCGAGCTGCCCGATGACCTGGTCCTGCCGCCGGGGGTGGTGCCCGACGTGGCGCCCGAGGTCCCCGTGACGCCTCGGGACGCCGCTACCGTGATGCTGCTGCGCGACGGCGACGCGGGCGTCGAGGTGTTCCTCCAGCGGCGCGTGCAGGGCATGGCGTTCGCCGGCGGGATGACCGTGTTCCCCGGTGGCGGGGTCGACCCGAGGGACGCCGACGCGTCCATCGCGTGGGCCGGGCCGCCGGCGGAGTGGTGGGCCGAGCGGTTCGCGTGCCCGCCGGAGACGGCGCGGGCGCTGGTGTGCGCGGCGGTGCGGGAGACGTTCGAGGAGTCCGGCGTGCTGCTGGCCGGCCCGTCCGCCGACGCCGTCGTGGCGGACACGTCGTCGTACCTGGAGGGACGCCGGGCGCTGGTCGCGCGCGAGGTGTCGCTGGCCCGGTTCCTCGGCGACGAGGGGCTGGTGCTGCGGGCGGACCTGCTGCGGCCGTGGGCCAACTGGGTCACGCCCGTCGAGGAGCCCCGCCGGTACGACACGCGGTTCTTCGTGGCCGTGCTGCCCGGCGGCCAGCGGGCCGACGGGTGGACCACGGAGGCGGCGGACGCGGTGTGGCAGTCGCCGTCGGACGCGCTCGCGGACTGGCGGGACGGGCGGCGGATGCTGATGCCGCCGACCAGGGTGGTGCTGTCGGAGCTGGCCGAGTTCGCGGGGGTGTCGGACGTGCTGGTCGCGCCGCGCGCGGTGGAGAAGATCGTCCCGAAGGTCGTGCGGGACGGCGACGAGGTGCGGGTGGTCCTGCCGTGAGCCCGGCGTACGGGCAACTGCGCGAGGTCACGCCGTTCGCGTCGGTGGTGCTCGCGGAGAACCCCTCGGTGATGACCCTGGAGGGCACCAACACCTGGCTGCTGCGCGCGCCGGGGTCGTCGTCGTGCGCGGTGGTCGACCCCGGACCGCTCGACCGCGGGCACCTGGCGCGGGTGGCGGCGTGCGGGCCGGTGGACGTCGTGCTGCTGACGCACGGCCACGCGGACCACTCGGAGGGCGCGGCGGAGTTCGGGGCGCTGGTCGGCGCGCCCGTGCGGGCGGTGGACCCGGCGTTGCGGCTCGGGTCGGAGGGGCTGGCCGACGGGGACGTCGTCGAGGCGGGCGGGCTGGAGATCCGGGTGCTCGGTACGCCGGGGCACACCGACGACTCGCTGAGCTTCCTGGTGGGTAACGCCGTGCTGACCGGCGACACCGTGCTCGGGCGCGGGACGACCGTGCTGGACGGCAGGCTGCGCGACTACCTGGAGTCGCTCAAGGCCCTGGCCGACCTGCCGCCGGACACGGTGGTGCTGCCGGGGCACGGGCCGGAACTGCCGGACGTCGTCTCGGTGGCCCGCTCCTACCTGGCCCACCGCGAGCAGCGCCTGGCCCAGGTGCGAGCGGCGGTGACCCGGCTGGGCGGCTCACCCACCGCACGCGAGGTGGTGGAA
Coding sequences:
- a CDS encoding Gfo/Idh/MocA family protein; amino-acid sequence: MVAVDEQLRVGLVGAGPWARSVHAPGLADHPGTRLAAVWARRPEAAAELALPHGAAVAETPEELLSSVDAVAFAVPPAIQADIAIEAARRGKHVILEKPVASTVDEAERLARTVDEAGVASLVMLTRRFAPETEEHLAHLRETGGWTGGNVRWLNGALLEGPYSRSPWRHERGPLDDIGPHAIDLLDAALGRITDVIAAHRSDTGLWHLVFGHEGGATSSVSLSMALPLNPGVSEVSVYGEHGYRVLADRGTDAQQCYTNLLDDFVALVDSGARAHRCDVHRGLHLQRVIDQARRKAEAAR
- a CDS encoding NUDIX hydrolase, with amino-acid sequence MPDDLVLPPGVVPDVAPEVPVTPRDAATVMLLRDGDAGVEVFLQRRVQGMAFAGGMTVFPGGGVDPRDADASIAWAGPPAEWWAERFACPPETARALVCAAVRETFEESGVLLAGPSADAVVADTSSYLEGRRALVAREVSLARFLGDEGLVLRADLLRPWANWVTPVEEPRRYDTRFFVAVLPGGQRADGWTTEAADAVWQSPSDALADWRDGRRMLMPPTRVVLSELAEFAGVSDVLVAPRAVEKIVPKVVRDGDEVRVVLP
- a CDS encoding MBL fold metallo-hydrolase, with product MSPAYGQLREVTPFASVVLAENPSVMTLEGTNTWLLRAPGSSSCAVVDPGPLDRGHLARVAACGPVDVVLLTHGHADHSEGAAEFGALVGAPVRAVDPALRLGSEGLADGDVVEAGGLEIRVLGTPGHTDDSLSFLVGNAVLTGDTVLGRGTTVLDGRLRDYLESLKALADLPPDTVVLPGHGPELPDVVSVARSYLAHREQRLAQVRAAVTRLGGSPTAREVVELVYADVDPSLWPAAEWSVRAQLDYLSDT